One part of the Blastocatellia bacterium genome encodes these proteins:
- a CDS encoding exo-alpha-sialidase, with translation MKARLSFLLIILFFLTLFFPLIKAPIYLSNNQNNSTSNNSKDKRQVVSNWLKARLQAQINGNSSEAWQREVPTNFASLQNFTKDKKFVIPSNILPKLSKSLQNYFYQQAINEPFPLAVSDNFQINDPALETGARVQNNTASAVSGDNIVVAYNDIGTRISAVSYSNDGGESWKTTHIPELTGGRNFGSGVVAAQGKVFYYTGLAVTAQGQPAIIFSRSDDAGKTWSSQF, from the coding sequence ATGAAGGCTAGGCTATCATTCCTATTAATAATCTTATTTTTTCTTACTTTATTTTTTCCTTTAATAAAAGCCCCTATTTATCTATCAAATAATCAAAATAATTCTACTAGTAATAATTCTAAGGATAAGCGTCAAGTAGTGTCTAACTGGCTTAAAGCTAGGTTACAAGCTCAAATTAATGGAAATAGTTCTGAAGCTTGGCAAAGAGAAGTCCCAACAAATTTTGCTAGCTTACAGAATTTTACTAAAGATAAAAAATTTGTAATCCCTTCAAATATTTTGCCTAAACTTTCTAAAAGTTTACAAAATTATTTTTATCAACAAGCGATTAATGAGCCTTTCCCTTTAGCAGTAAGTGATAATTTTCAAATTAATGATCCTGCTTTAGAAACAGGTGCAAGAGTACAAAATAATACTGCAAGTGCTGTTAGTGGTGACAATATAGTAGTTGCTTATAATGATATTGGCACAAGAATTTCTGCTGTAAGTTACTCTAATGATGGTGGGGAGTCTTGGAAAACTACTCATATTCCAGAACTTACGGGTGGCAGAAATTTTGGTAGCGGAGTAGTTGCAGCACAAGGTAAAGTATTTTATTACACTGGTTTAGCAGTAACAGCACAAGGACAGCCAGCAATTATTTTTTCCCGTTCAGATGATGCTGGAAAAACTTGGTCAAGCCAGTTTTAG